In the genome of Rhodoligotrophos defluvii, one region contains:
- a CDS encoding 50S ribosomal protein L11 methyltransferase, with the protein MTVSNLPLDEAHRLADEMDLLEPAPVSVSLVEEADEVCWRVEAHFASPPDTADVPMLAGRPWSLAPLPQRDWVAASLKGLAPVRAGRFFVHGAHDRGRAPPGTKAIEIEASLAFGTGHHGTTSGCLAALDQLLKEQAPCSRWLSPALDLGCGSGILAIAYAQATRLPVLATDIDPVAVAQASANAIKCRVGPQLAARCAPGLSHPLIRSRGLYRLVMANILAQPLKALAPGLCALLAAGGRVILSGFTHSQEARILAAYRPHGLLLHRRIRIDGWSTLVLGKPRKRTMPRSGASRHCP; encoded by the coding sequence TTGACCGTCAGCAATCTGCCATTGGACGAGGCTCATCGGCTGGCCGATGAGATGGACCTGCTCGAGCCGGCCCCAGTTTCGGTGTCGCTGGTGGAGGAGGCGGACGAAGTGTGCTGGCGGGTGGAGGCGCATTTTGCAAGCCCACCGGATACGGCAGACGTTCCCATGCTCGCGGGGCGCCCCTGGTCGCTGGCGCCGCTGCCGCAACGGGACTGGGTGGCGGCGTCCCTAAAGGGCTTGGCCCCCGTGCGGGCCGGCCGATTCTTCGTTCATGGGGCGCATGATCGCGGACGCGCGCCGCCGGGCACAAAGGCGATAGAAATCGAGGCGAGCCTAGCCTTTGGCACCGGCCATCATGGCACGACCAGCGGCTGCCTTGCGGCCCTCGACCAACTTTTGAAAGAGCAGGCGCCGTGCAGCAGATGGCTGAGCCCGGCGCTCGACCTGGGCTGCGGCAGCGGAATTCTCGCCATCGCCTATGCGCAAGCGACCCGCCTGCCCGTGCTCGCCACGGATATCGACCCGGTTGCGGTGGCGCAAGCTTCAGCCAATGCAATCAAATGCAGGGTCGGCCCCCAGCTTGCGGCACGCTGTGCGCCTGGGCTGTCGCACCCGCTCATCCGCAGCCGCGGCCTCTACCGGCTCGTTATGGCGAATATCCTCGCCCAGCCGCTCAAGGCGCTGGCCCCGGGCCTGTGCGCGCTGCTGGCGGCGGGGGGGCGCGTGATCCTCTCTGGCTTCACCCACTCGCAGGAGGCGCGGATTCTCGCCGCCTATCGTCCGCACGGATTGTTGCTGCACCGCAGGATCCGCATCGACGGCTGGTCGACACTGGTGCTTGGCAAGCCCCGCAAACGAACAATGCCCCGAAGCGGTGCTTCGAGGCATTGTCCTTAA
- a CDS encoding DUF1127 domain-containing protein, which translates to MSVISFEKDRSVNGRSVRAGGAEQASSGFAGRILARAKRYLELSRAERELDQLDDRLLADIGLNRGDIRRMVWGTEAQR; encoded by the coding sequence ATGAGTGTCATCAGTTTCGAAAAGGACCGTTCGGTCAATGGCCGTTCTGTCCGCGCGGGGGGTGCCGAGCAGGCTTCCTCCGGCTTTGCCGGCCGGATCCTGGCCCGTGCGAAGCGTTATCTGGAGCTGTCCCGCGCCGAGCGCGAGCTCGACCAGCTGGACGACCGGCTCCTGGCCGATATCGGCCTCAACCGCGGCGATATTCGCCGCATGGTCTGGGGTACCGAGGCTCAGCGCTAA
- a CDS encoding aminopeptidase P family protein, with product MFQSFEGGSNHRESAERIAALRDELLQRGLDGYIVPRADEHQGEYVAPHAERLRWLTGFSGSAGLAVILLDQAVLFVDGRYTIQARNQVDTNLIELRHLVEEPPAEWLRGALKRGQRIGYDPWLLTMEQVERYTKACAAAEAEMVAVEDANLVDAIWREQPPKPTAPLTTHPTQYAGRRWAEKRTEIEAALARSGADAVVFTQPDSIAWAFNIRGADIAHTPVALAFAIVPREGRPELFVDPAKVDEDVRAQLAGDIDLRPQEELSSALAALGSRHARVLLDPAWTASRIADLIERAGGEIVQGSDPCILPKARKNPVELEGARMAHRRDAVAVVQFLAWFDREAPTGKLDEIAAAEALEQFRRETGLLKEISFDTISAAGPHAAIPHYRVTRESNREIRPGEIYLIDSGAQYLDGTTDITRTVIVGEATAEMRDRFTRVLKGMIAVTLARFPQRTNGAQLDAFARAALWQAGLDFDHGTGHGVGSYLSVHEGPARIAKTGIVPLETGMILSNEPGYYKEGEYGIRIENLVVVRAPEPIPGGDRPMHSFETLTLAPIDRRLIATDLLDERELAWLNAYHQRVHDEVGPLLDPDAARWLAQATAPLR from the coding sequence ATGTTTCAAAGCTTCGAAGGCGGGAGTAATCACCGCGAGAGCGCCGAGCGGATTGCCGCACTGCGGGATGAGTTGCTGCAGCGCGGTCTCGACGGCTATATCGTGCCGCGCGCAGACGAGCACCAGGGCGAGTATGTGGCTCCTCATGCTGAGCGGCTGCGGTGGCTCACCGGCTTCTCGGGCTCTGCGGGGCTTGCGGTCATCCTGCTGGACCAGGCCGTCCTGTTCGTCGATGGCCGCTACACGATCCAGGCGCGAAACCAGGTCGACACAAACCTCATCGAGCTGCGCCATCTGGTGGAGGAGCCACCGGCAGAGTGGCTCCGTGGCGCCTTGAAGCGCGGGCAGCGCATCGGCTATGACCCGTGGCTTCTCACGATGGAGCAGGTGGAGCGCTATACCAAGGCCTGTGCCGCCGCGGAGGCCGAGATGGTCGCCGTCGAGGATGCCAATCTCGTCGATGCGATCTGGCGCGAGCAGCCGCCGAAACCGACGGCGCCGCTCACCACCCATCCCACCCAATATGCGGGCCGCCGCTGGGCGGAGAAGCGGACGGAGATCGAGGCAGCCCTTGCCAGGAGCGGCGCAGACGCGGTGGTGTTCACCCAGCCCGATTCCATCGCCTGGGCGTTCAATATCCGCGGGGCCGACATCGCCCATACGCCGGTGGCGCTTGCCTTCGCCATCGTGCCGCGGGAAGGCCGGCCCGAGCTGTTCGTCGACCCCGCCAAGGTCGACGAGGACGTGCGGGCACAGCTGGCCGGCGACATCGATTTGCGGCCACAGGAAGAGCTCTCGTCGGCGCTCGCCGCCCTGGGCAGCCGGCATGCGCGGGTGCTGCTCGACCCGGCCTGGACCGCCAGCCGCATTGCCGACCTGATCGAACGCGCCGGAGGCGAGATCGTGCAGGGGAGCGACCCCTGCATTCTTCCGAAGGCCCGCAAGAACCCGGTCGAGCTGGAAGGTGCGCGTATGGCCCACCGGCGCGATGCGGTCGCCGTCGTGCAGTTTCTGGCCTGGTTCGATCGTGAGGCGCCGACGGGCAAGCTCGACGAGATCGCGGCCGCCGAGGCGCTCGAGCAGTTCCGGCGCGAAACGGGCCTGCTCAAGGAGATCAGCTTCGACACGATCTCGGCGGCGGGACCACATGCGGCCATCCCGCACTATCGGGTGACGCGGGAAAGCAACCGCGAGATCCGGCCAGGAGAGATCTATCTCATCGATTCCGGCGCGCAATATCTGGACGGCACCACGGACATCACGCGCACCGTCATCGTGGGCGAAGCGACGGCGGAGATGCGCGACCGCTTCACCCGGGTGCTCAAGGGCATGATCGCGGTCACGCTGGCCCGCTTTCCGCAACGCACAAACGGCGCCCAGCTGGATGCTTTCGCACGCGCCGCGCTATGGCAGGCGGGTCTCGATTTCGACCACGGCACGGGCCACGGGGTGGGCAGCTATCTCTCCGTGCACGAAGGGCCGGCCCGCATCGCAAAGACCGGCATCGTGCCGCTGGAGACCGGCATGATCCTCTCCAACGAGCCGGGCTACTACAAGGAAGGCGAGTACGGCATCCGGATCGAGAATCTTGTTGTGGTGCGCGCGCCCGAGCCCATTCCGGGCGGCGACCGCCCCATGCACAGCTTCGAGACGCTGACGCTTGCGCCCATAGACCGGCGGCTGATTGCCACCGACCTGCTGGACGAGCGAGAACTCGCGTGGCTCAACGCCTATCATCAACGGGTGCACGACGAGGTGGGGCCGTTGCTCGACCCGGATGCGGCGCGCTGGCTGGCCCAGGCCACCGCCCCGCTGCGCTAG
- a CDS encoding AzlD family protein, translating to MSVDPQALLAILAMAVATYLTRIAGLVVLRYVSLTPRVRAALDALPVAVLTAVVTPALFLTGPAETAAGLITIAAAFRLPLLATIVVGAVSIIAMRWLLG from the coding sequence GTGAGTGTCGACCCACAGGCGCTGCTCGCCATCCTGGCCATGGCGGTGGCCACCTATCTCACCCGCATCGCCGGGCTTGTGGTGCTGCGCTACGTCAGCTTGACGCCGCGCGTGCGTGCGGCTCTCGATGCGCTGCCTGTGGCCGTGCTGACCGCGGTGGTAACCCCCGCCCTGTTCCTCACCGGGCCGGCGGAAACGGCGGCAGGCCTCATAACCATCGCGGCCGCATTCCGGCTGCCGCTGCTGGCCACCATCGTGGTTGGCGCCGTTTCAATCATCGCCATGCGCTGGCTTCTGGGCTAA
- a CDS encoding AzlC family ABC transporter permease gives MAIAMPVGIAAIPIGAIFGALAVQKGLSPLEATLMSLLVFAGASQFVAIDIWQQPVPWLLLGVTALTVNLRHVMMSASIGRHFQHFGPVERWIYLFFLTDEVWAFCEKRAMRAPLYPAYFAGIAFVLVVSWSGWTAAGALLGAAMGSAERYGLDFVFTALFVGLLVGFWKGPRTGIVMGTSGVAAAIAHEAIAGPWYILIGGLAGTAAGALMLAPTRQQEQPS, from the coding sequence ATGGCCATAGCCATGCCGGTGGGCATTGCGGCCATTCCTATTGGCGCGATCTTCGGCGCCCTTGCCGTCCAGAAGGGCCTGAGCCCGCTCGAGGCAACGCTCATGAGCCTGCTGGTCTTTGCCGGTGCCTCCCAATTCGTGGCCATCGACATCTGGCAACAGCCTGTACCCTGGCTTCTCCTGGGCGTCACCGCCCTCACGGTCAATCTTCGGCACGTGATGATGTCGGCCTCGATCGGCAGGCATTTCCAGCATTTCGGGCCGGTGGAGCGCTGGATCTACCTCTTCTTCCTCACCGACGAGGTCTGGGCCTTCTGCGAGAAGCGCGCCATGCGGGCTCCGCTCTATCCCGCCTATTTCGCGGGCATAGCCTTTGTGCTGGTGGTGAGCTGGTCCGGATGGACAGCGGCCGGCGCCCTGCTCGGCGCAGCCATGGGGTCCGCCGAGCGCTATGGCCTCGATTTCGTCTTCACGGCGTTGTTCGTCGGGCTGCTGGTGGGGTTCTGGAAAGGCCCGCGGACCGGCATTGTCATGGGCACGAGCGGTGTTGCGGCCGCCATCGCGCACGAGGCGATCGCCGGCCCGTGGTATATTCTGATCGGCGGCTTGGCTGGAACCGCGGCAGGCGCGTTGATGCTTGCGCCGACGCGCCAGCAGGAGCAGCCGTCGTGA
- a CDS encoding ATPase — MRFPSGSAFLAAPAKAVTVFGMSGVGKTRIGRLLREAQWFHYSVDYRIATRYMENYIVDNVKREAMKNPVLRGLLLSDSIYIRSNVTFANLEPLSVYLGKPGNPAKGGLPFEEYRRRQNQHRRAEIRSMLDVPEFIEKAQDIYGYNNFVADASGSLCEVVDPDNPADAVLKTVSEATLMIYVRGTEAHARMLTERFKAAPKPMYYQDAFLLRKWAEYKTLTGCVRDDDVDPDGFAIWGFEQLLHHRMPLYQRIADNFGYVVEADDVAGIGKADEFLALVAETIDRQA; from the coding sequence ATGCGATTTCCCTCTGGTTCCGCGTTCCTGGCCGCGCCGGCCAAGGCGGTGACCGTTTTCGGCATGTCAGGGGTTGGCAAGACCCGTATCGGACGCCTCCTGCGCGAGGCCCAGTGGTTTCACTACTCGGTCGATTACCGGATCGCCACCCGCTACATGGAGAACTACATCGTCGATAACGTAAAGCGGGAGGCCATGAAGAACCCGGTGCTTCGCGGCCTCCTGCTCTCCGACTCGATCTATATCCGCTCCAACGTCACCTTCGCCAATCTGGAGCCTTTGTCCGTCTATCTCGGCAAGCCCGGGAATCCCGCCAAGGGAGGCCTTCCCTTCGAGGAATACCGCCGCAGGCAAAACCAGCACCGGCGGGCCGAGATCCGCTCCATGCTCGACGTGCCGGAATTCATCGAGAAGGCTCAGGATATCTACGGCTACAACAACTTCGTGGCCGATGCGAGCGGCAGCCTGTGCGAGGTGGTTGATCCAGACAATCCGGCGGACGCGGTACTGAAGACCGTTTCCGAGGCAACTCTGATGATCTATGTCCGCGGCACCGAGGCGCACGCGCGCATGCTGACCGAGCGGTTCAAGGCGGCACCGAAGCCCATGTACTATCAGGATGCCTTCCTGCTGCGCAAATGGGCGGAGTACAAGACCCTGACCGGCTGCGTGCGTGATGATGACGTCGATCCCGACGGCTTCGCGATCTGGGGCTTCGAGCAGCTGCTGCACCATCGCATGCCGCTCTACCAGCGGATCGCTGACAATTTCGGTTATGTTGTGGAAGCCGATGATGTTGCGGGCATCGGCAAGGCCGACGAGTTCCTGGCACTCGTGGCCGAGACCATCGACAGGCAGGCCTGA
- a CDS encoding AAA family ATPase, whose protein sequence is MRFEGTKNYVATDDLRVAVNAAITLERPLLVKGEPGTGKTVLAEEVAQALGLRLITWHIKSTTKAQQGLYEYDAVARLRDSQLGDERVKDVRNYIRRGKLWEAFQSPQRVVLLIDEIDKADIEFPNDLLQELDRMEFHVYETGETIKAVHRPVVIITSNNEKELPDAFLRRCFFHYIKFPEREVMESIIDVHFPGLKGRLVSDALTTFYNIRQVPGLKKKPSTSELLDWLKLLLNEDVSPDTLREQDSRKLIPPLHGALLKNEQDVQLFERLAFLGRREGR, encoded by the coding sequence ATGCGTTTCGAGGGCACCAAGAACTACGTCGCCACCGACGATCTGCGGGTCGCCGTGAATGCCGCCATCACCCTGGAGCGGCCCTTGCTGGTCAAAGGCGAACCCGGCACCGGCAAGACGGTCCTGGCCGAGGAAGTGGCCCAGGCGTTGGGCCTGCGCCTGATCACCTGGCACATCAAGTCCACCACCAAGGCCCAGCAGGGCCTGTATGAATACGACGCCGTCGCCCGGCTGCGTGATAGCCAGCTCGGCGATGAACGGGTGAAGGACGTCCGCAACTACATCCGCCGCGGCAAACTGTGGGAAGCCTTTCAGTCGCCCCAGCGGGTGGTCCTGCTGATCGACGAGATCGACAAGGCCGATATCGAGTTCCCCAACGACCTGCTGCAGGAACTCGACCGCATGGAATTCCATGTCTACGAGACCGGCGAGACGATCAAGGCCGTCCACCGCCCGGTGGTGATCATCACCTCGAATAACGAGAAGGAGCTGCCGGACGCATTCCTGCGCCGTTGCTTCTTCCACTACATCAAGTTTCCGGAGCGGGAGGTGATGGAAAGCATCATCGACGTGCATTTCCCCGGCCTCAAGGGCCGGCTGGTGTCCGATGCGCTCACCACCTTCTATAACATCCGTCAGGTGCCGGGCCTCAAGAAGAAGCCGTCCACCTCCGAGCTTCTTGATTGGCTCAAGCTTCTGCTGAATGAGGACGTAAGCCCCGACACCCTGCGCGAGCAGGATAGTCGCAAGCTCATCCCGCCGTTGCACGGCGCGCTGCTGAAGAACGAGCAGGACGTGCAGCTGTTCGAGCGCCTTGCCTTCCTGGGCCGCCGCGAAGGACGCTGA
- the dksA gene encoding RNA polymerase-binding protein DksA: protein MGVDITSDYKPSENEQFMNPRQREYFRKKLLAWKEEILRESKETLEHLQNESAQLPDLADRASTETDRALELRTRDRQRKLIAKIDEALQRIEDGSYGYCEETGEPIGLKRLDARPIATLSLEAQERHERRERVYRDD, encoded by the coding sequence ATGGGTGTGGACATTACCTCTGACTACAAGCCGTCCGAGAACGAACAGTTTATGAATCCCCGCCAACGCGAGTATTTCCGTAAGAAGCTGCTGGCTTGGAAAGAGGAAATCCTTCGCGAAAGCAAGGAGACGCTCGAGCATCTCCAGAACGAGTCTGCGCAATTGCCGGACCTGGCCGATCGGGCTTCGACCGAGACGGACCGGGCGCTTGAACTGCGCACGCGCGATCGTCAACGGAAGTTGATCGCCAAGATCGACGAGGCATTGCAGCGGATCGAGGACGGTTCTTACGGGTATTGCGAGGAGACGGGCGAGCCTATTGGGCTCAAGCGTCTCGACGCCAGACCGATTGCCACCCTGTCGCTCGAGGCGCAGGAGCGGCATGAGCGCCGGGAACGGGTTTATCGCGACGACTGA
- a CDS encoding cation diffusion facilitator family transporter, translating to MASADHAHGHDSQDHDHPHSHDHSHGLGGHAHGANENRTFWAAALTLGFMIVELTGGLVAGSLALIADAAHMLTDSVSLAFAWYAFRLARRPADAERSYGFDRMQIVAAYTNGVAMILIVAWIFAEAIARLYAPEHVDARTMLWIAVAGLGANIVAFFILHGADRGNLNIRGALLHVMGDLLGSLAAIAAAIVIMATGWMPIDPILSGLVGLLLLASAVRLVKQAGHILLEGAPAHLSARTIADDIVGAFEEVENVHHIHLWALTNERPMLTFHARLRDGPATENTVSRIKERLKARFGIDHATIEVERGNCADNEAPCA from the coding sequence ATGGCCTCTGCCGATCACGCTCACGGTCATGATTCTCAAGATCATGACCACCCGCATAGCCATGACCACAGCCATGGCCTCGGCGGCCATGCGCACGGGGCCAACGAGAACCGCACCTTCTGGGCGGCGGCGCTCACCCTCGGCTTCATGATCGTTGAGCTGACCGGCGGCCTCGTGGCCGGTTCGCTCGCGCTCATCGCCGATGCGGCACACATGCTCACCGACAGCGTTTCCTTGGCCTTCGCCTGGTATGCGTTTCGCCTGGCCCGGCGTCCTGCCGATGCGGAGCGCAGCTACGGCTTCGACCGGATGCAGATCGTTGCTGCCTACACCAATGGCGTGGCCATGATCCTGATCGTGGCCTGGATCTTCGCCGAAGCCATTGCGCGCCTATACGCGCCGGAACACGTCGATGCCCGGACCATGCTGTGGATCGCGGTTGCAGGGCTCGGCGCGAATATCGTGGCCTTCTTCATTCTCCACGGGGCGGACCGCGGCAATCTGAATATCCGTGGCGCCCTTCTCCACGTGATGGGCGACCTGCTCGGTTCCCTGGCCGCCATCGCCGCAGCCATCGTCATCATGGCGACCGGCTGGATGCCGATCGATCCCATCCTGTCCGGCTTGGTAGGGCTGCTGCTTCTGGCGAGCGCCGTGCGGCTGGTGAAGCAGGCTGGTCATATTCTGCTCGAAGGCGCGCCCGCCCACCTCTCGGCCCGCACGATCGCCGACGACATTGTCGGTGCCTTCGAGGAGGTTGAGAACGTGCATCACATCCATCTCTGGGCGCTGACCAACGAGCGCCCGATGCTGACCTTCCACGCGAGGCTGCGCGACGGCCCGGCGACCGAAAATACCGTCTCCCGAATAAAGGAGCGGCTCAAGGCGCGGTTCGGGATCGACCACGCCACGATCGAGGTTGAGCGAGGCAACTGCGCGGACAATGAGGCGCCCTGCGCCTAG
- a CDS encoding flagellar biosynthetic protein FliO yields the protein MDLNLLLIGLAVIAGLAVLLVIALVVRVMSGRVRGREGPRLAVLEYQEVDKLRRLVLIRRDNVEHLLLLGGGRDLVVEAGINVRPSAGQPAGPEAARVTAAAPRLAPGPGAEPSLAMPAPATSAASAPTTSALGWTDDEMGRRAGAPRPSPALSQSAAPAPVAQPQVTQPQGAQPQVAQPQVPQPQRVQPQPPHPQMAQPQRAQPQAAQPHAAQSVSMPDRPEQRPDGARPEIFDVVRLTSAPNRGARDGRERTASIPPVQDEPALPPATTQPRQPAGPFYSGGPSAADRARPSTETGRMAGLGGSPYLEPFGTEPEEWSEPSQPAMSIERREDAGPAEPEDSLRVPVAAAFESNPAEPNKMRLSDVDGDREPPMVQAPRSGSASTFRLPDDDALHEANEPRLPQAPDAARPPVIRADRSRSPLSRFEPSSPAATTVPEAPVNIAPGVVRAADPARIEPSFRPSPPRMEPIRPEPPRKPSDQRPGPIAQPKLAVVRGTAPGDQRPEPVLVNDEAGAKSAFDDQELGAAPGRYERAAAAEPAGPGGMSWAFRDSNSDRF from the coding sequence ATGGATCTCAATCTGTTGCTGATCGGCCTCGCAGTGATCGCAGGACTGGCCGTCCTGTTGGTGATCGCCTTGGTTGTACGTGTGATGAGCGGTCGCGTTCGCGGTCGCGAGGGCCCCCGCTTGGCAGTTCTGGAGTACCAGGAAGTCGACAAGCTGCGCCGGCTGGTGCTGATCAGGCGGGACAATGTCGAGCACCTGCTGCTGCTTGGCGGCGGCCGTGACCTCGTGGTCGAAGCAGGCATCAATGTGAGGCCGTCCGCCGGACAGCCCGCGGGGCCCGAGGCTGCGCGCGTAACGGCGGCGGCACCGCGGCTGGCGCCCGGCCCGGGTGCGGAACCATCGCTCGCCATGCCCGCTCCCGCAACGAGCGCAGCGAGTGCGCCTACCACGAGCGCCCTCGGTTGGACTGATGACGAGATGGGCCGCAGAGCGGGCGCTCCCCGCCCCTCCCCAGCACTCTCGCAATCAGCGGCGCCCGCGCCGGTAGCCCAGCCACAGGTGACCCAGCCACAGGGGGCCCAACCACAGGTGGCCCAGCCGCAAGTACCTCAGCCGCAAAGGGTGCAGCCACAACCACCCCACCCACAAATGGCTCAACCGCAAAGGGCGCAGCCACAAGCGGCACAGCCGCACGCGGCGCAGTCTGTGAGTATGCCGGACCGCCCCGAACAGCGGCCTGACGGCGCACGTCCAGAGATCTTCGATGTGGTGCGTCTCACATCGGCCCCCAACCGGGGTGCGCGCGATGGGCGCGAGCGGACGGCCTCCATTCCGCCCGTGCAGGACGAGCCTGCGCTGCCGCCCGCAACTACACAACCGCGCCAGCCTGCTGGCCCGTTCTATTCCGGCGGGCCGTCGGCGGCGGACCGAGCCCGGCCATCCACAGAGACTGGCCGTATGGCAGGGCTGGGCGGCAGCCCGTATCTCGAGCCGTTCGGCACAGAACCGGAGGAATGGTCGGAGCCGTCACAACCGGCAATGTCGATCGAACGGCGCGAGGATGCCGGGCCAGCCGAGCCGGAAGACAGCTTGCGGGTTCCTGTCGCCGCCGCCTTCGAAAGCAATCCGGCCGAACCAAATAAAATGCGCCTGAGCGACGTGGATGGTGATCGTGAGCCGCCCATGGTGCAAGCACCGCGCTCTGGGTCCGCGAGCACGTTTCGCCTTCCCGATGACGACGCGCTGCACGAGGCGAACGAGCCCCGCCTTCCTCAGGCACCTGATGCCGCAAGGCCGCCGGTGATCCGCGCCGACCGCTCCCGCTCCCCGCTGAGCCGCTTCGAGCCATCATCCCCGGCTGCGACGACGGTCCCCGAGGCTCCGGTGAACATTGCGCCCGGCGTCGTGCGCGCGGCCGATCCCGCCCGTATCGAACCGTCGTTCCGGCCATCGCCGCCTCGGATGGAGCCCATTCGCCCCGAACCGCCTAGGAAGCCGTCGGACCAGCGGCCGGGGCCCATCGCCCAGCCCAAGCTGGCGGTGGTGCGCGGCACGGCTCCGGGCGACCAGCGGCCCGAGCCAGTCTTGGTCAACGACGAAGCTGGCGCCAAGTCAGCGTTCGATGACCAGGAGCTTGGCGCGGCACCGGGCCGATACGAGCGGGCGGCCGCGGCCGAACCGGCCGGACCGGGCGGCATGAGTTGGGCGTTCCGCGACAGCAATTCCGACCGGTTCTGA